The Procambarus clarkii isolate CNS0578487 unplaced genomic scaffold, FALCON_Pclarkii_2.0 HiC_scaffold_106, whole genome shotgun sequence genome includes a region encoding these proteins:
- the LOC138360294 gene encoding MAP7 domain-containing protein 1-like has product MKSALAAMKLKIELSTLERERQKKTLQIQKEQLALQKQQAELQREREKEQLEFQREREREQLELQREREQEALKVREREREHAEKQAAIALENRRKELDLETTHHTQRKEAEANLQVFHSRFRPETVKHLRKQCGHAQESQSKCDHIFSNDMCKTINVSKVLENLQSSTLAIGTPSYHSEMGSCTPATIIIEEPHNIVSGVQHNELSNLFGYNFISPDFNILR; this is encoded by the exons ATGAAGAGCGCCTTAGCAGCCATGAAATTGAAGATAGAGCTTTCCACTCTAGAACGCGAACGTCAGAAGAAAACTCTCCAGATACAGAAGGAACAACTTGCACTACAAAAGCaacaagctgaactgcaacgtGAACGTGAGAAGGAACAACTAGAGTTCCAACGTGaacgtgagagggaacagcttgaacTCCAACGTGAGCGTGAACAGGAAGCCCTTAAAGTAAGAGAAAGAGAACGTGAACATGCTGAAAAACAAGCCGCCATTGCTCTAGAAAACCGTAGAAAAGAACttgacttggaaactacacaccacactcagcgcaagGAAGCGGAAGCTAACCTCCAG GTTTTCCACAGTCGTTTCCGTCCAGAAACTGTGAAGCACCTCAGGAAGCAGTGCGGACATGCCCAGGAAAGTCAGAGCAAATGTGATCACATCTTCTCTAACGACATGTGTAAGACAATCAATGTCTCTAAG GTATTAGAGAACCTTCAGTCTTCCACCCTAGCGATAGGAACACCATCATACCACAGCGAGATGGGATCATGCACTCCAGCTACAATCATCATTGAGGAGccacataacatcgtgtcaggcgTGCAGCACAACGAACTATCAAATCTATTTGGTTACAACTTCATCTCCCCGGACTTCAACATTCTTCGGTGA